One window of Perca flavescens isolate YP-PL-M2 chromosome 6, PFLA_1.0, whole genome shotgun sequence genomic DNA carries:
- the ddr1 gene encoding epithelial discoidin domain-containing receptor 1 isoform X1, translating into MYAWGHHCVPGQVTRCVAAVMALPTLRLFPVTVVTVLVALVSSSGDHEWHFNPAQCRYALGMEDGTIPDSDITASSAWSDSTEAKHGRLSTGEGDGAWCPAGAVFPSGSEYLQVDLHKLHFLALVGTQGRHADGHGQEFARSYRLRYSRDGVKWITWKDRWGQEVVSGNENTYDVVLKDLGPPIVARMVRFYPLADRVMSVCLRVELYGCVWNDGLKAYTAPVGHIMHLSGISGMPVYLNDSTYDGSTEQGMQFGGLGQLCDGVLGGDDFIQTKELRVWPGYDYLGWSREALGQGSVDVEFHFEKPRVFHNMQVHSNNRHTQGVRVFSKVECLFKPGILQPWSPELTLPVPLEDLKDPSSRPISLPLGGRPAQILRCKFYFADRWLLISEISFLSEPFEQDVTEIDSFPTNLPKIPTTTSSPRPVNQTSSSPTLSHSSSNATAGPSELPTNTSFMMDTTGNWTSDAEFGANTPRAGLPVAKDDSSNTAILIGCLVGIILLLLAVIAVILWRQYWKKILGKAQGSLSSNELRVHLSVPSDNVVINNTHSYSSRYQRIHTFPDDRDHDREGEGEYQEPGALLRPRDHRDSTALLLNNPAYHLLLSDHRKGLRSLVVPSTAQEKSLNVPQACGLDMEKGFPLTQEEPPPYPGSPPYPSLSPPVSPPLPPSVPHYAEADIVSLQGVSGNNTYAVPALASSSPGADATPLPELPRQCLIFKEKLGEGQFGEVHLCEIENPQDLPNLEFPFNVRKGRPLLVAVKILRPDASKNARNDFLKEVKILSRLKDLNIIHLLGVCVSSDPLCMVTEYMECGDLNQYLSHRVLLDKTGPSHNTPTISYPALISMASQIASGMKFLSSLNFVHRDLATRNCLVGGERGESGEDQGGERHIKIADFGMSRNLYAGDYYRIQGRAVLPIRWMAWECILMGKFTTASDVWAFGVTLWEMLSVCQEQPYSNLTDEQVIDNAGEFFRDQGRQVYLSRPAVCPQGLYELMLSCWYRDCKLRPPFDDIHSFLTEDAMNMV; encoded by the exons TTCCGGTCACTGTGGTCACAGTCCTGGTGGCGCTGGTGTCGTCTTCAGGGGATCATGAGTGGCACTTTAACCCAG CTCAGTGTCGTTACGCCTTGGGGATGGAGGATGGCACCATCCCAGACTCTGACATCACTGCCTCCAGCGCCTGGTCAGACTCCACTGAGGCCAAACATGGAAG GTTGAGTACTGGAGAGGGGGATGGAGCGTGGTGTCCTGCAGGAGCCGTTTTCCCCAGTGGATCAGAATACCTTCAG GTAGACCTGCACAAACTCCACTTCCTGGCTCTGGTTGGTACCCAGGGTCGTCATGCTGACGGACATGGGCAGGAGTTTGCTCGCAGTTATCGGCTCCGCTATTCCCGAGACGGAGTGAAATGGATCACCTGGAAGGACCGCTGGGGCCAGGAA GTGGTGTCAGGGAATGAGAACACCTACGATGTTGTTCTGAAAGACCTGGGCCCTCCCATAGTGGCCCGCATGGTGCGCTTCTACCCCCTGGCTGACCGGGTTATGAGTGTTTGCCTTCGAGTGGAGCTCTATGGTTGTGTATGGAATG ATGGGTTGAAGGCTTACACCGCTCCAGTGGGTCACATCATGCACTTGTCTGGCATATCTGGCATGCCTGTCTATCTTAACGACTCCACCTACGATGGGAGCACTGAGCAAGG GATGCAGTTTGGAGGCTTGGGTCAGCTGTGTGACGGAGTCCTGGGAGGAGATGACTTCATACAAACTAAAGAGCTGAGGGTGTGGCCTGGGTATGACTACCTCGGTTGGAGCCGGGAAGCCCTTGGGCAAGGCAGCGTGGATGTTGAGTTCCACTTTGAGAAACCACGTGTCTTCCACAACATGCAG GTGCACAGCAACAACCGCCACACTCAGGGTGTGCGAGTCTTCAGCAAGGTAGAGTGTCTTTTTAAGCCTGGCATCCTCCAGCCCTGGTCCCCCGAACTCACTCTGCCTGTGCCACTTGAGGATCTGAAGGACCCTTCCTCACGACCCATCTCCCTCCCACTGGGTGGCCGGCCGGCTCAGATCCTTCGCTGCAAATTCTACTTTGCTGACCGCTGGCTCCTCATAAGCGAGATATCCTTCCTCTCTG AGCCGTTTGAGCAGGATGTCACGGAGATTGATTCATTTCCTACTAATCTTCCCAAGATCCCTACCACCACTTCCTCTCCTCGTCCTGTCAACCAAACCTCCTCCTCTCCCACGTTGAGCCACAGCTCCTCCAACGCTACCGCCGGCCCATCTG AACTCCCCACCAACACCTCCTTCATGATGGACACCACTGGTAACTGGACGTCAG ATGCAGAATTTGGTGCAAACACTCCCAGGGCGGGGCTTCCTGTAGCCAAGGATGACAGCAGTAATACAGctattctgattggctgcctgGTGGGCATCATCCTTCTGCTGCTGGCTGTGATAGCGGTCATCTTGTGGAGGCAGTACTGGAAAAAGATACTGGGCAAG GCCCAGGGTAGTCTATCCAGTAACGAGCTACGGGTTCACCTGTCCGTCCCCTCGGACAACGTGGTCATCAACAACACTCACAGCTACTCAAGCCGCTACCAGCGCATCCACACTTTCCCTGACGACCGCGACCACGACAGAGAGGGTGAAGGAGAGTACCAAGAGCCCGGTGCTCTGCTACGACCAAGGGATCACAGAGACAGCACAG CCTTGCTGTTAAACAACCCAGCCTATCACCTGCTTCTGTCAGATCACAGAAAAGGCTTGAGGTCCCTAGTCGTCCCCAGCACCGCTCAGGAAAAGAGCCTCAATGTGCCCCAGG CCTGTGGTTTGGACATGGAGAAGGGTTTCCCCCTCACTCAAGAGGAACCTCCTCCCTACCCTGGCTCTCCTCCTTacccctccctgtctccccccGTGTCTCCCCCACTGCCTCCCAGTGTCCCTCATTACGCTGAGGCAGACATTGTGAGTCTGCAGGGTGTCAGCGGTAACAACACCTACGCCGTGCCCGCCTTGGCCTCCTCGAGCCCCGGGGCCGACGCCACCCCGCTGCCGGAGCTGCCGCGCCAGTGTCTCATCTTCAAGGAGAAGCTAGGAGAGGGACAGTTTGGAGAG GTGCACCTGTGTGAAATCGAGAACCCTCAAGACCTTCCCAACttggagttcccctttaatgtGAGAAAAGGTCGCCCTCTTCTGGTAGCCGTGAAGATACTGCGCCCGGATGCCTCCAAGAATGCCAG GAACGACTTCCTGAAAGAGGTGAAGATCCTGTCTCGCCTAAAGGACCTGAACATTATCCATCTGctaggagtgtgtgtgagcagtgATCCCCTCTGTATGGTCACGGAGTACATGGAATGTGGAGATTTGAACCAGTATCTGTCCCACAGAGTGCTTCTGGACAAAACAGGGCCTTCACACAACACTCCAACCATCAG TTACCCGGCACTCATCTCCATGGCCAGCCAGATTGCATCAGGCATGAAGTTCCTCTCTTCCCTTAACTTTGTGCACCGGGATCTGGCCACACGTAACTGTCTGGTTGGGGGTGAGAGGGGTGAGAGTGGAGAGGATCAGGGCGGTGAGCGTCACATCAAGATTGCTGACTTTGGCATGAGCAGGAACTTGTATGCTGGAGACTACTACAGGATCCAGGGCAGAGCTGTGCTGCCAATACGCTGGATGGCCTGGGAGTGTATACTCATG GGTAAGTTCACCACGGCCAGCGATGTGTGGGCGTTTGGGGTCACTCTGTGGGAGATGCTAAGCGTTTGTCAGGAGCAGCCGTACTCCAACCTCACAGATGAACAAGTCATCGACAACGCTGGGGAGTTCTTCagagaccagggcagacag gTGTATCTGAGCAGGCCGGCTGTGTGTCCTCAGGGTCTCTACGAGCTCATGTTGAGCTGCTGGTACAGAGACTGCAAGCTCCGCCCGCCCTTCGACGACATCCACTCCTTTCTTACCGAGGACGCCATGAACATGGTGTAA